A part of Gemmatimonas groenlandica genomic DNA contains:
- the egtB gene encoding ergothioneine biosynthesis protein EgtB yields the protein MATTAIDADTMTEQFAAVRGATEALCDPLEVEDFVVSSMPDVSPTKWHLAHTTWFFETFVLAPHLPEYRALEPRYAFLFNSYYVQAGERHCRAQRGLVTRPTVRDVFAYRSYVNDAMMTLLDRVGNDPSHPASAVITLGMHHEQQHQELLLTDIKHVLWTNPLRPAYRSDAPAPAPATAQGWIPVAEGVHDIGHDGHGFAFDNEGPRHRVYAQPAELARRLTTNAEYAAFIADGGYRQPALWLSAGFAAVQAERWSAPLYWELVDGAWHEFTLHGLRELDPQAPVTHLSHYEADAFARWSGARLPTEAEWEITAPEPSAVGRFADSGAGHPSADATDKPQQWYGDVWQWTQSAYLAYPGFRPAPGAIGEYNGKFMSDQWVLRGASCATASSHARRTYRNFFPSDARWQFTGVRLARDVA from the coding sequence ATGGCCACGACCGCTATCGACGCCGACACGATGACCGAGCAGTTCGCGGCGGTCCGAGGCGCCACCGAGGCGCTGTGCGACCCCCTCGAGGTCGAGGATTTCGTCGTCAGCAGCATGCCCGATGTGAGCCCGACCAAGTGGCACCTGGCCCACACCACGTGGTTCTTCGAGACGTTCGTTCTTGCTCCGCATCTCCCCGAATACCGCGCGCTCGAACCGCGGTACGCGTTCCTGTTTAACTCGTACTACGTACAGGCCGGTGAGAGGCACTGCCGCGCCCAGCGGGGCCTCGTCACACGCCCCACGGTGCGCGACGTCTTCGCGTACCGTTCGTATGTGAACGATGCGATGATGACCCTCCTGGACCGCGTCGGCAACGATCCGTCGCATCCCGCCAGCGCCGTGATCACGCTCGGCATGCACCACGAGCAGCAGCATCAGGAGTTGCTGCTGACGGACATCAAGCACGTGCTGTGGACGAATCCGCTACGACCGGCCTACCGGTCGGATGCGCCGGCGCCGGCCCCAGCGACGGCGCAGGGCTGGATCCCGGTTGCCGAAGGGGTCCATGACATCGGCCACGACGGCCACGGGTTCGCGTTCGACAATGAGGGGCCGCGACACCGCGTGTACGCGCAGCCGGCCGAACTGGCGCGGCGACTGACCACGAACGCCGAGTATGCCGCGTTCATCGCGGACGGCGGCTACCGGCAGCCGGCGCTCTGGCTGAGCGCCGGCTTCGCGGCCGTGCAGGCGGAGCGCTGGTCGGCACCGCTGTACTGGGAGCTGGTAGACGGGGCCTGGCACGAGTTCACACTGCATGGCCTTCGTGAGCTCGACCCACAGGCGCCCGTGACCCACCTGAGTCACTACGAAGCCGACGCCTTCGCCCGATGGTCGGGGGCGCGACTGCCCACCGAGGCGGAGTGGGAAATCACGGCACCGGAACCGTCCGCCGTTGGCCGTTTTGCCGACTCGGGAGCGGGACATCCGTCGGCCGACGCCACCGACAAGCCCCAGCAGTGGTACGGCGACGTGTGGCAATGGACGCAGAGTGCCTATCTGGCGTATCCCGGGTTTCGCCCGGCGCCCGGGGCCATTGGCGAATACAACGGGAAATTCATGAGTGATCAGTGGGTGCTGCGAGGCGCCTCCTGTGCGACTGCCTCGTCTCACGCGCGTCGCACCTACCGCAATTTCTTCCCGAGCGATGCGCGCTGGCAGTTCACCGGCGTCCGGCTGGCGAGGGACGTCGCGTGA